The DNA region atcccaaagcttcctctccatccgtgtgctgcctcggagatcctctacttcgtgccaaatcagaagagggtcaagtaaagaagaagtcgagctccttcatcttccaaaatccgtttgagagcttctctttactccttttgtttatattgttatatctgcttgtttaagaagctttgatttgtttcacactttcttttaatatcttgtaacttgattcaatcaaggaattgaatcaaggggttaaggtttgttggtgagccaaagaaaaaccaacggtgttaaggtttgttggtgagccaaagggaaaaccaacggtgagaggttggttggtgagccgagggtaaaaccaacgtgtaagggtttgattgtgagcccggaaaaacaatcggggaggttctagtcggtgagcctggaaaaaccgaccgagttcgttgtgcgctcgtaaaacaacaagttgggttgtgagcttgtaaaaaaaccggctgtaatcggtaggattatagtgaaattcccaagaggtcttggggagtggatgtaggtgctggggtgcaccgaaccactatatgtcctttgtgtttgtaatgcctctagttattgtctaactaacacacttacttacttagataaattgcttgcttaattcttatccgcacatcctttagttgcaagcatatttaatcaagtcgaagtctatacatcaaacccttgctaagtttaactttcactgtgcttctatacaacttagcatagttaatcaaaaagttttagaagtatcataaaagttttaaaagacccaattcaccccccctcttgggttgtcaccttgggcaacatatgTGATTTTAATCTTTATCCACGAAGACATTCCCATTCCAAGAAACAAAGGGTGCATGGTATTTTGcattcatataaaattttaaattactgTAAATGATTGGATCTAATCTTGAACTTCTTTGGGGTCATGGAGATATGCacaattttatttcattttattttattttttgataaaatagGGGACTAGAATGGGAAACCTCCCGTGCTTTAATTATATCAAGTTCAATTTTTTGAGGATGCGTCCCTTAAAAATGGGATCCAAAATCTTGTTTGGTCGATTTGTATGCACTTTATATCATGTGTTAAACTCCTAATAGAGTTCTTGAGCTCtacattttcttaaaaataagcaaaaaattgaaaattctaACAACTCTAGCCAAGATGCTCCGCAATACACAtataaaaagtcaaattggttgTTGTCTAGACGGCTAATATTTATGGCTCATAAAGCATTTGGTGGTTTACTCAataactagttttttttttttttttgagtatcaTAATGTGCCATGCATAGCAATGGAGATTGTTCAAGCGCGAGATTGCTGATATAggaggtttttttttaatgattcttTGCTTACACCAATTCAAGGGATGAAATGTCAAATATGATTGTTAAGATATTGGTAAAAATGTGATGATTTATCAACAATCAAAGCAAATGCTAATTAGCCAAGCTATGTCTAGTTAGACATAGGTTTATCACTATTGTATATTTCTGTTTAGGCAATGTTTAACAAATATCAACCAAACCTAGTAAATGATGAGTAGTGATACATCAGCTAAGATTTCTTTAAATTAGAttgattaatttatttattcaattaaccatctattttttttttggacaagcAAGAATTTCTCAAGGTGGGAATTATTTGCATCCATAACTCAAAATGTTCTTGCTAGAAATAATTGTAGATTTGATGATTAAAAGCAGCAATAAAGATTCATTTGGATCTGCTTCAATTTttagaataaaaataatatttatactAAATGGGTTCTCTTAGCCTTTTATCATGTAATTAGATTTCTTCTCTACAATGAAGGTTTGACCAACTCTAATGATCATTTTGCCATCTTTAATCATtgtattttaatattttcaatTATGTCCAACATACATCAAGAATCTGTGAATCAAATTAATTGCATGGAGGTTGATTTAGTTCCATTCTTTTTACCTAATTCATATCTTTGGTACTTCTTTTACACTTTTTTGCCTCCTATGTCGCCCGCAAATTAGCCCTTTTATCATAGGTAAAAATATAGAAACCCTCTATAATCAATCTCTTGATTGAGATAAAATGTGTAAATTGCATCCACCAACATTTGAATTATTGGCTAATTAACCAAATTATCCACAACCATGTGTTTTATAACAATTCTAAGCAAATTGTTTTCAATTCATTCTAATTTGGGGTGGTGTCTAGTGTCTATGTTTTTTGACCATATATCGAGATCATATATACATTTCTAGTATAGGACTCACACTTGGGTCAATATCAGTTATTACATTACATGTGTACCACATTAAAGACTTGATAATATAGTATGGTTCTGGtagtctcttcttttttttttcttcctaaaaccaccTACTTGAGATGCTGCATCACCTTCTGTCTTCCTCGCACGCTGTGGACTCCTTTCCTTTAAGACTCGTTCTTTGGGGGCTAAAATACTTACTCAGATATCTATATTTCCCTAAGTAAGTATTTTTCGGGCAATATTTAGATGGAAAAATAACTTACACATATTCTTTTATGCATTGGAAAGTGGCTCCTTACTATGTTACCTATGTTCTTTTGCATTACTACTGTCTCAAGTAAGCTACCAAGATCCTTCCATATTTTCTACAATACCTTTTATTGTATAAATACTATtatgtataatataatatattatactgtattatacatattatattatattattattattattattgtactATCGTGGGGTTAACGATATTTTaggaacaaaataaaaagattaTTTTACCTACTAGTGGgaaaataatttagttatctccCTACTGGGTTAAGTCTTTCTGTCCAATTTATAGGTAAATGGTGTCCACAAAAAAATATCTTAACAACTTAGAGAAACGAAGAGCATAGATATGTTGGTCAATGAAAAAGTTGGTCAACTTTCTAATAATATTGTTTTACCAAAGATCAGGCCCATGATTATGATTTCTGGTGTGAGTATCCATTCTTAGAAGCCTCTAAAATATTACACTATGACCCAACACGCGTCTTCTTGGATGACCGGAGTTTTGCAGAGTATTAACTGTAGGTCTTAATCAATTGCAAGCCCAATAAGTCCAAAAATAAAGCtgaaatagataaaaaaaaagaaaaccaagcTTTTGATTGGACAAGAATTGTGTAGGATCATTATCATCgtcatctccttcttcttttcccttttgttTTAGCCAATCATCACTAGCTAGCCTAAGATATTTTTATCTAGAATGAAGACGAGAAAGAAAAGCCAAATTATTGATCATGGTGGCCAGACGCATGAAGAGTCGTTCGCATGCAACAAGATGCCTTGTACAGAAATAAATCAAGATGCGACTGATAGCAACCCAGGCCGAAATTGGGTGCGCAATGCTAGTTTGGGTCCGTTATATTGTGGCCCACCAGGCGAGCCGTCTCTGCCGAAGCGCACGACACGTTTTCTGGAGAGCATCATGCGATTCACACAACAATAGCCGTCAATGCTCGAACAAATCAGCTACCGCTCATCACGCTCGGCAAGACGTGTGATGCGAGTTAAGAGCACACGTAAAGTTTCAGGATTCTTCTGCTAAGCCAAACCTCCGTGTAAACCCCAGCTCACTGCCCGCACCCTCCCCAGTGGTAAATGGGCACTTGGTTGCACCATTCCCGAAGTCTTTCCCCAGGTCGTTTTGCGGCATCGAAGCGTGATGAACGGCCCAAACTGCAGAATCCAGCAAACAATTAAACAAGAGTCCGTCAAAACAGGCCGCTCATCACTCTTTGGAAAACGTGCGATGCCCGTCGGGATGCCGTCCGTCAGGCTCCAAACCTCCTTCCAAGCCAATAACCTCTATATAATCCCGGCTCGACACCTATTGTTTGCATCAAGCAAACACCATAATATACCACAAGACCATGGCTTCTACCACCCACCAATGCCTATGGCTTATACTTGCCTTGTTCTTCATGGGCTTTTCCCCAAGAGATGCGTCCCGCACCATCGGCGACAGTCTGATGGCCGCGAGGCACGCGCAATGGATGGTGCAGTATGGGCGTGTGTACAAAGATGCAGCAGAGAAGGAGCACCGCTTCCAGATCTTCAAAGCCAACGTCGATTACATTGAATCCACGAACCAAGCTGGGCATCGCAAATACAAGCTCAACATCAACCAATTTGCCGATCTCACCACCGAGGAGTTCAGGGCTTCTCACACTGGATTTAAGCCCAAGCCGATGCGTGCCACAGGACAGAACTTCGGATATGCGAACGTAACCGACGTGCCTCCAAGCGTGGACTGGAGGAGTAAAGGAGCAGTAACTCCCGTCAAGGATCAAGGCCAATGTGGTACGATACGATGCACGTACGATTGTAGTTCTTTCGAAGAATGAATTGATGTACGTACGTACTTAGGTGCTTCACTAACAAGTCATACtaatgaataaaataaaataggatGTTGCTGGGCATTTTCTGCCGTCGCGGCTACTGAAGGGATCGCTCAGATCAGCACTGGCAAATTGACCTCCTTATCAGAGCAACAACTTGTGGATTGCGACAAGAAGAATGGAGGATGCGATGGGGGCATAATGGATGATGCATTTAAGTTCATCATCAGCAATAAAGGCATAACGACGGAAGCTAATTATCCTTACATGGCGAAGGATGGAACCTGCGACACCAATAAAAGTTCATCCGTTGCAGCCACCATCAGCGGCTACGAAGACGTGCCTAGGAACAGCGAGTCATCGCTCTTACAAGCAGTCGCAAAACAGCCCGTTTCCGTTGCCATCGAGGGCAGTGGGAAAGACTTCCAGTTTTACTCCGGCGGCGTCTTCATGGGTAATTGCGGAACTGATCTGGACCATGCTGTCACTGTCGTGGGCTATGGGAAGGCAACTGATGGAACTAAGTATTGGctgctcaagaattcatggGGTACCACTTGGGGCGAAAACGGATATATGAGGTTGCTCCGGGACATCGACGCCGCAGAAGGTCTCTGTGGCATTGCCATGCAACCTTCTTATCCAACCGCATGAATTGCAAAGGACGACATCTCATTAACGTACTACATGGTTACTTATAATCTTGGCCTACAATGATTTCTCCAGTTCTGTCTAAAATTGTAGCGCCAGCCTACTTTGCTTTGCATCAATGTCTGTCGTATTAGCCATCATATCTAGTGGCTGTTAGTGCATTGAAAGTTCAAATACTATGCTtggttttatttgtttgttgtaTCCATATGCCATTTAGACATGGATGATATATCATGGACAGGGTCCACGTAAACCTTATTGCTTCAAGATATTTTGCTTCTCTTCCTATAACCTACATGCTGAGTTCGACTCCACACGATCATCCCATAATATCTCcgaattcctcctctctgagaAAAGATTTCCTCTCCTTGCTCCACATGAACCATaccagagagagaaagagagagatgttGGAAATCTTTCTTCTACAACGTTATAAATCTCTTTTATggaattttattcttttatctGTAATATCTAATTAATCAATGGCTTCCTGTACAtacttaataaataaattaagtttTGATACCATCTGATTCGAGGCATGCTATGGAAGGCACTTACTGTAGAgtagaaataaagataaaaactaaatctatttagaAAACCAAGTTATTTGAGAGCCTAAGATAAGGATTTATATTGAAGTAGGTTTATGTTTAGTTAAATATCTATTATGGGATTAATTTTAGAATGAGTTTTCATATAGTATAAAATCTAAATTAGTATAAATGATTGGATCTAATCTTGAACTACCTTTTGGAGTTATGGAATCCTACACAATTTTATttcgttttattttattttttgataaaatagGGGTGGGGGAAGGGAACCTCCCATACTTCAATTATATCAACTCCAATTTTTTGAGGATGCATCCCTAAAAAATCAGATCCAGAATCTTTTGTTGTTAAGTAAGAGGTGATTCTGACACCTCTGCTTGCCAGCATCCTTCGAGTCGGTAAGCAGCCCCAAACTACCTTCCAAACAAACAAGGCCACTCAAGGGTGCACCCACATCCTCCATATCCATATGCCCGCAATCTGTCTTGTGGCCTCTCTACCCATTGGCACTTGCAAATCCCTAGCACACACCCTCGCCCTTCCTCTCGATGCCCACAGTCGCCTGTCTCTTCTCGCCTCACCAAGGATCAGAATTGCCAGGACCCTCTCAGCCAACTGCTCTCTGAAGGCGCCCCCGGATCACTACCTCGTTCCATCCGCCCCGACTGATCAAGACACTGACTCTGCCCCCGGCCAATCTTGTTGAGTCCACCATCGTCGGCATTCTACCCAGTGGCTGGTCAGTCACTCAATCATCTCCGAGGATGTCAATAGTCCATCCATCCACGATGGTCCATCTAATCGATGGCAGCACCACTGAAGAATAgcctatccaatatccatattgcacaatacatttgctcatccaaatagaagtatacacaatgttggagaatccataatcattTATTATAAATATCATTATCTATAAGTCTAAAGTCAAGCATACCTATTAACCATACATCAcaatgtttcatccataccatatgttaaggtgataatcatcaccaaacacatcaaaatgtaaattaaaaatccTAAAATATCTGATCTTGCTATTCATCCAAACAACCATCATGTAGACAAAAATATTCTAATACCAAAAACTGGATTCTGCTTGTAGACAACTCCACCATGATCGTCTGAACAAAAGCTATCCATGTACCAGAAATTAGATTTCGCATGCTCATAACTCCACCATGTATCTGAGAAAGCGAAAAGAATACACAATCAATAACCAcatgtgaaaaataataaactaaaattcaagtatAAGTTCACAATGACATTTCGCTTAATTTGGTCAAAATCTCTAAATAACCTATGTAATATAAATGAGAATACATACCAACAAGTATTTGTACCACCAGTTGAATACatggccccatcatgatggatagATGACTTGTGCGTTTGAGTCTTTTCCTTTAGGAACTCTGTCACCAAACTTGTAAGATGTGCAATTTGCTTCTGTTCTTCCTCccgctctttcttttcctcctcatgctctctcctctcctgctccaattgcctccgcaactcctcacgctccatcttcatctcctccaTCCTAGCTTTAAGTTTATGCAACTCTCCAACATGGTCCTGTGACACACGACTAggtgtggaagaagatgaagagggcttCAGTCCAACCCCAAATCCAAGAAtgtatctctttcttttttcaagTGCCTACCTAGACATCTCCTCTGATGTTAATTGCACACCGGATTGAAAAGATTCTTCTCGCAAGCTCAACATCTTTGACTGTCAATGCAAAGGTAACTACAGAATTAAATGTATATAACCTTGCAAAAGCAGAAACTGATTTAAATGATTATTGAGATTTTAGATACCTTCATGTTTCACGGCGCAAATAGGATCAATCCACTCTTTGTTCTTCTTGGTATGAGTTTTTTTATagaattctgaaaattcaaGATTTTCAGAACCATTAAACTCCGGCTGCAAAGTGTAATTTAGATTAACATATAGCCACTACATAATAAGAAAACCAGAATAATTGTTAGATCTACTTGCATAAAAGGATTCCAAAAATATACTCGCAGCAAACTAGAATAAAAAATCTACTTGCAGCAAATTATCTATTTTACAATAGTCAAAACTATCTAATAGACTATTTCACAGGCAGTTCACTAAAAATATAGCCagttgtaataaccccaaattttttttttatatataaaaagggatagaatagtcctttaaaattgatataaggggtaaaattggaaggaatcaaaagataatggcatagttgtagatgcattgaagtggtaagggtaaaattggaaggaatcaaaagttaatggcataacggtagatatgttgaagtgttaggggcaaaatgggaatttaataatattaaacaaagggtgaatagtgttttgatgtgatttaattggagggtttgagctggtgaaaccgagagaaagagggagggggttctcaggcgtgaaacagaggaaagaaagaaagaaaaagagaagaagaagaagaagaaagaagaagaggaaggggattcaaggaggaaagggatcccggttgcacttccagctgaagggaaaaacgtagatctccttcccctctacgcaaggacctcgatttccaaaaagaaaaaggtaaatatccatccctatctagtcttttgatgacattaggctatacaaagggtggatatagtctagaggggtcggataagggttgtagaggtggttaaaagaagaagaatcggattttgacaaatttttccggcactacggaaaaactgtgtcgaagtctcaacttcggcaaattatttagggggtcaaacagcctccgatgatgatgcatgttatctctttggaatcctctatgagtgtagaatgttagg from Phoenix dactylifera cultivar Barhee BC4 unplaced genomic scaffold, palm_55x_up_171113_PBpolish2nd_filt_p 000285F, whole genome shotgun sequence includes:
- the LOC120105448 gene encoding senescence-specific cysteine protease SAG39-like, with amino-acid sequence MASTTHQCLWLILALFFMGFSPRDASRTIGDSLMAARHAQWMVQYGRVYKDAAEKEHRFQIFKANVDYIESTNQAGHRKYKLNINQFADLTTEEFRASHTGFKPKPMRATGQNFGYANVTDVPPSVDWRSKGAVTPVKDQGQCGCCWAFSAVAATEGIAQISTGKLTSLSEQQLVDCDKKNGGCDGGIMDDAFKFIISNKGITTEANYPYMAKDGTCDTNKSSSVAATISGYEDVPRNSESSLLQAVAKQPVSVAIEGSGKDFQFYSGGVFMGNCGTDLDHAVTVVGYGKATDGTKYWLLKNSWGTTWGENGYMRLLRDIDAAEGLCGIAMQPSYPTA